In one window of Nicotiana tabacum cultivar K326 chromosome 12, ASM71507v2, whole genome shotgun sequence DNA:
- the LOC107793194 gene encoding uncharacterized protein LOC107793194 — MCGLCRSFPELPNNLQDYSHVHSFKGHEQRVMVVAFVDYEEPLCISGDNGGAICIWRASTPLSPEPLKKLQEQQDWRYSGIHALAVSRSQYLYTGSGDKSIKAWSLQDYSLSCTMNGHKSVVSSLAICDEVLYSGSWDGTVRLWCLSDHSPLAVLGEEAPGSVCSIFCLAVDENILVAAHENGLTKIWFDDILVKSAQEHDGAIFSACKKGKWMFTGGWDKMIKVKELFRDGDLSSAIPLGSITCDSVVTALLYWQGKLFVGQADGVIKVYYSAVR, encoded by the exons ATGTGTGGTCTTTGCAG GAGCTTCCCTGAGTTACCCAACAATTTACAGGACTATTCTCATGTACATTCATTCAAAGGTCATGAGCAAAGAGTTATGGTTGTAGCTTTTGTCGATTATGAAGAACCATTATGCATTAGTGGTGATAATGGTGGGGCAATTTGCATTTGGCGAGCTAGCACTCCATTAAGTCCTGAACCACTAAAGAAACTACAGGAGCAACAGGATTGGCGCTATAGTGGTATTCATGCCCTTGCTGTCTCCAGAAGCCAATATCTATATACTGGCAGTGGTGACAAGTCAATAAAAGCATGGTCATTGCAG GATTACAGTCTATCATGCACTATGAATGGCCATAAATCAGTTGTATCTTCATTAGCAATATGTGATGAGGTTCTTTACAGTGGTAGTTGGGATGGAACTGTACGGTTATGGTGCCTTAGCGATCATAGTCCGTTGGCAGTTTTGGGGGAAGAAGCACCAGGGAGTGTTTGCTCGATTTTTTGTCTTGCTGTTGATGAGAATATACTTGTTGCAGCTCATGAGAACGGATTGACGAAG ATCTGGTTTGACGATATTCTggtgaaatctgcacaagaacaCGACGGCGCCATCTTCTCTGCCTGCAAGAAGGGAAAATGGATGTTTACAGGAGGCTGGGACAAGATGATAAAAGTAAAG GAACTATTCAGAGATGGTGATCTATCATCTGCTATTCCACTTGGATCTATTACATGTGATTCTGTAGTAACGGCTCTACTCTACTGGCAAGGAAAGCTTTTTGTTGGA